A section of the Clostridium felsineum DSM 794 genome encodes:
- a CDS encoding LysR family transcriptional regulator, whose product MFEIYQLEQLLAFAKHGTLSKAAEELHLSQPALSRSMQKLEDELHVILFERQKNKIVLNQNGTLAVEYAERVLNQAIDMVERIRSFDRSQHTISVGSCAPAPLWSVTPLLSTLYPEMTISSDMKSTKLLLQGLRDNIYQFIILQEIIDVSDIHYTKYGEEHLFLSLPPAHPLSGHKGIYFNDINGENFLLFSKIGFWNDLCLKKLPSSHFLVQDERFSFEELVKNSALPSFTSDLAIKHYGNVTNRVIIPILDSEATVSYYFMCLSSMKNKMEIVLREIQRHML is encoded by the coding sequence ATGTTTGAAATATATCAATTAGAACAATTACTGGCATTTGCTAAACATGGGACACTATCAAAAGCTGCAGAAGAGTTACATTTGTCCCAACCAGCACTAAGTCGTTCTATGCAAAAGCTCGAAGATGAACTTCATGTTATTCTATTTGAACGCCAGAAGAATAAAATAGTATTAAATCAAAATGGTACCTTAGCGGTAGAATATGCTGAAAGAGTATTAAATCAAGCGATCGACATGGTAGAACGTATACGTTCATTTGACAGAAGTCAGCATACTATTTCTGTCGGTTCATGTGCTCCTGCACCTCTATGGTCTGTCACTCCTCTGTTATCGACTCTTTATCCAGAGATGACAATATCCTCAGATATGAAAAGTACAAAACTATTATTGCAAGGATTAAGAGATAACATATACCAATTTATTATTTTACAGGAAATTATAGATGTTTCAGATATACATTATACAAAATATGGTGAAGAGCACTTATTTTTATCCCTTCCACCAGCTCACCCTTTATCTGGACACAAAGGCATTTATTTTAATGATATAAATGGCGAAAATTTTCTTCTCTTTTCCAAGATTGGATTTTGGAATGATTTATGTTTAAAGAAACTGCCTTCTTCTCATTTTTTAGTTCAAGATGAACGATTCTCCTTTGAAGAACTTGTTAAAAACTCTGCACTTCCATCTTTTACATCTGATTTAGCCATCAAGCACTATGGTAACGTTACAAATCGTGTAATTATTCCAATCCTTGATTCAGAAGCTACAGTATCTTATTATTTTATGTGTCTGTCCAGCATGAAGAACAAAATGGAAATTGTTCTTCGTGAGATTCAAAGACACATGCTCTGA
- the avs1c gene encoding AVAST type 1 anti-phage system protein Avs1c produces the protein MNTNAMNIPHTRKEFEHRMNLLEVAIRDGKMKFASQCLGVVDSLMKVRRMDNGRIDLLTVDEAARLQANMMSNSIFDMNMLSNEEG, from the coding sequence ATGAATACAAATGCTATGAATATACCGCATACGAGAAAGGAATTTGAACATAGAATGAATCTATTGGAAGTAGCAATAAGAGATGGAAAAATGAAATTTGCATCTCAATGTTTGGGTGTAGTTGATAGTTTAATGAAAGTTAGAAGAATGGATAATGGGAGGATAGATTTACTTACAGTTGATGAGGCAGCTAGGCTACAAGCTAATATGATGAGTAATAGTATATTTGATATGAATATGTTAAGTAATGAAGAAGGGTAA
- a CDS encoding antirestriction protein ArdA — MEMQVYIANLGKYNEGELVGAWFTPPIDIEDMKEKIGLNNEYEEYAIHDYELPFDIDEYTPIEEINRLCALAEELEGTPIEFEMREIQTNFFSSFEEMAEHVDDIIYYPDCDDMEDVARYVIEETGTFGEIPVSLQDYIDYESYGRDLELNGNFLVTAHGVFEYIG, encoded by the coding sequence ATGGAAATGCAAGTTTACATTGCCAATCTAGGCAAATACAATGAAGGTGAGCTAGTTGGTGCTTGGTTCACTCCACCAATTGATATAGAAGATATGAAGGAGAAAATCGGCTTAAATAATGAATATGAAGAGTATGCTATACACGATTATGAGCTTCCTTTTGATATTGACGAATATACTCCAATCGAGGAAATTAATCGTTTATGTGCTTTGGCTGAAGAACTTGAAGGAACACCTATTGAATTTGAAATGAGAGAAATTCAGACAAACTTCTTCAGCAGTTTTGAAGAAATGGCAGAACATGTTGACGACATTATCTATTATCCAGATTGTGATGATATGGAAGATGTAGCACGTTACGTTATTGAAGAAACAGGAACATTTGGAGAAATACCAGTTAGTCTTCAAGATTATATTGACTATGAATCTTATGGACGAGATTTAGAGTTAAATGGAAACTTTCTTGTTACAGCTCATGGTGTTTTTGAATATATAGGATAA
- the mobT gene encoding MobT family relaxase: MEESSWVKELKEKRGEYGISQNKLAVAAGITRQYLSDIETGKVRPSAELQISISKALERFNPDSPLEMLFDYVRIRFPTLDVKHIVEGVLRLKLSYMLHEDYGFYSYSEHYCMGDIFVLVSGEEEKGVLVEMKGRGCRQFENYLLAQERSWYEFFMDALVEGGVMKRLDLAINDKVGILNIPNLTEKCRNEECISVFRSFKNYRSGELVRRDEKECMGNTLYIGSLQSEVYFCIYEKDYEQYKKNNIPIEDAEVKNRFEIRLKNERAYYALKDLMFYDNPESTAFKIINRYVRFVDKDDDKPRSDWKLNDEWAWFIGENRDSMKLTTKPEPYSFRRTLNWLSRQVAPTLKMAMKLDEINNTKFINEIITNAKLKERHEKILKQQAATVKEVITGPILK; encoded by the coding sequence TTGGAAGAAAGCTCATGGGTAAAAGAATTGAAAGAAAAGAGGGGAGAATATGGCATTTCACAAAATAAGCTTGCGGTAGCTGCTGGTATTACAAGGCAGTATTTAAGTGACATTGAAACTGGTAAGGTTAGGCCGTCAGCAGAGCTTCAAATATCTATTTCAAAAGCATTAGAACGGTTTAATCCAGATTCACCGCTAGAAATGCTATTTGACTATGTTAGAATTCGTTTTCCAACACTTGATGTTAAGCACATTGTAGAAGGTGTTTTAAGGCTAAAACTCTCCTATATGCTTCATGAAGATTACGGATTCTATTCTTATTCAGAACATTATTGTATGGGTGATATTTTTGTACTTGTATCTGGTGAAGAAGAAAAAGGTGTGCTTGTAGAGATGAAAGGGCGTGGTTGTCGTCAATTTGAAAATTATCTTTTGGCACAAGAGCGAAGCTGGTATGAATTTTTTATGGATGCACTGGTAGAAGGGGGCGTAATGAAACGTCTTGATCTTGCTATAAATGATAAGGTTGGAATTTTAAATATTCCTAATCTCACAGAAAAATGCAGAAATGAAGAATGCATTTCAGTTTTTCGTAGTTTTAAGAATTATAGAAGTGGTGAGCTTGTACGCAGAGATGAAAAGGAATGTATGGGAAATACCCTGTATATTGGTTCGCTTCAAAGTGAAGTTTACTTTTGCATCTATGAAAAAGATTATGAACAGTATAAGAAAAACAATATTCCAATAGAAGATGCGGAAGTAAAAAATCGTTTTGAAATAAGACTTAAAAATGAAAGAGCTTATTATGCACTTAAAGATTTGATGTTTTATGACAATCCAGAGAGCACAGCTTTTAAAATTATTAATCGCTATGTTCGTTTTGTGGATAAAGATGATGATAAGCCGCGTAGTGATTGGAAATTAAATGATGAATGGGCATGGTTTATAGGAGAAAATAGAGACTCCATGAAGCTTACTACTAAACCAGAACCTTATTCATTTAGAAGAACTTTAAATTGGCTTTCTCGTCAAGTTGCCCCAACTTTAAAAATGGCTATGAAGCTTGATGAAATTAATAATACAAAGTTTATAAATGAGATTATCACCAATGCAAAACTGAAAGAAAGACATGAAAAGATTTTAAAGCAGCAGGCAGCTACAGTTAAGGAGGTGATAACAGGTCCTATTCTAAAGTAA
- a CDS encoding CD3337/EF1877 family mobilome membrane protein — protein MKQVKLEKQKGKINWQRVRKIVITVLIVLVIAIFILAIVGTVARAAGLVDDTVKASNEYSKYPLDNYQLDFYVDNSWSWLPWNWVDGIGKQVMYGLYAITNFIWTISLFLSNATGYLVQEAYSLDFISATADSIGKNMQTIAGISTSGFSSNGFYGGFLLIFILILGIYVGYTGLIKRETTKAIHAVVNFIVVFVLSAAFIAYAPDYIEKINGFSADISNASLSIGTKIVMPNSKSKGKDSVDLIRDSLFAIQVKQPWLLLQYDNSDIKTIGENRVEKLISTSPDDNNGKDREDIVKSEIEDNKNTNLTITKTINRLGMVFFLFVFNIGISAFVFLLTGIMIFSQVLFIIYAMFLPVSFLLSMIPTFESMTKRAIMKLFNTIMSRAGITLIVTTAFSISTMLYNLSTGYPFFLIAFLQIVTFAGIYFKLGDLMSMFSLQSGESQSMGRQILRRPRMLMMAHMHRLQHKLGRSIAANGKKSNAGKKSNNNFETSTSRAIQADHTRPDGKQQENPNNRESFGRRVGQAAGKVLDTKDHIKDKAEHIKEQAKDLPVNAKYALYHEKSQIEDGISDFKASITDTRKARQQGRKDKENKRRMTIAERRSKMEQARKSKTENPLEPSKIINSTHERPATTGTQGKTFNPVKRGGTETIQPDIKNGSKNKLNANTPNERVIKKPIEKLKDGNLDNPLLNKERKIVRKDGASTRTERKPPSDRQSNRTSNIEKQPSKIRYSVSTEKGFQRKSIKVNGINVNRGAGIQKKFKIISNHQSLKKRGEKK, from the coding sequence ATGAAGCAAGTAAAGCTAGAGAAACAAAAAGGAAAAATTAATTGGCAGCGTGTAAGAAAAATAGTGATTACTGTACTTATAGTATTAGTAATTGCTATTTTTATATTGGCAATAGTGGGAACAGTAGCACGAGCAGCAGGGCTTGTTGATGATACAGTGAAGGCTAGTAATGAATACAGCAAGTATCCACTAGATAATTACCAACTTGATTTTTATGTGGATAATAGCTGGAGCTGGCTACCGTGGAATTGGGTTGATGGAATTGGAAAACAGGTTATGTATGGTCTGTATGCTATTACAAATTTTATATGGACTATCAGCCTTTTTCTATCTAATGCTACAGGGTACTTAGTGCAGGAAGCATATTCTCTTGATTTTATATCAGCAACAGCAGATTCAATTGGAAAGAATATGCAGACAATAGCAGGTATTAGTACAAGTGGTTTTTCTTCAAATGGTTTCTATGGAGGATTTCTGCTGATTTTCATTTTGATACTTGGAATTTATGTTGGTTATACAGGACTTATCAAAAGGGAAACTACGAAAGCTATTCATGCAGTGGTGAATTTCATTGTTGTATTTGTACTATCAGCTGCATTTATTGCCTATGCACCAGACTATATAGAAAAAATTAATGGATTTTCTGCTGACATCAGTAATGCCAGTTTATCAATTGGTACAAAAATTGTAATGCCAAACTCTAAAAGTAAGGGTAAAGATAGTGTGGATCTTATTCGTGATAGTTTGTTTGCTATCCAGGTAAAGCAGCCTTGGTTACTACTGCAATATGATAACTCTGATATAAAAACTATTGGAGAAAACAGGGTTGAAAAATTAATATCTACAAGTCCAGATGATAATAACGGAAAAGACAGAGAAGATATAGTAAAGTCTGAAATAGAAGATAATAAAAATACCAATCTCACCATCACAAAAACTATTAATCGTTTAGGAATGGTGTTTTTTCTTTTTGTCTTCAATATTGGAATTTCAGCCTTTGTATTTCTGCTTACTGGCATTATGATTTTTTCACAGGTTCTTTTTATAATTTATGCGATGTTTTTACCAGTAAGTTTTCTGCTAAGTATGATACCAACCTTTGAAAGTATGACAAAGCGTGCCATTATGAAGCTATTTAATACTATTATGTCAAGAGCAGGAATTACATTAATAGTTACAACTGCTTTTAGTATTTCTACTATGCTTTATAATTTATCTACTGGTTATCCATTTTTTTTAATAGCTTTTTTACAGATAGTGACTTTTGCAGGTATTTATTTTAAACTTGGTGATTTAATGAGCATGTTTTCACTACAAAGCGGTGAATCTCAAAGCATGGGAAGACAGATTTTAAGAAGACCACGTATGCTTATGATGGCACATATGCACCGTCTTCAACATAAGCTTGGACGTTCAATTGCAGCTAATGGAAAAAAATCTAATGCAGGTAAAAAATCAAATAACAATTTTGAAACTTCTACTTCAAGAGCTATACAAGCAGATCATACAAGACCAGACGGAAAACAACAGGAAAATCCTAATAATAGAGAATCATTTGGAAGAAGAGTTGGACAAGCAGCAGGTAAAGTATTGGATACTAAAGACCACATCAAAGATAAAGCAGAACATATTAAAGAGCAGGCAAAGGATTTGCCGGTTAATGCTAAGTATGCTTTGTATCATGAAAAATCACAGATTGAAGACGGAATTTCTGACTTTAAAGCAAGTATTACGGATACAAGAAAAGCAAGACAGCAAGGAAGAAAAGATAAAGAAAATAAGCGAAGAATGACGATTGCAGAACGCCGCTCAAAAATGGAACAGGCACGTAAAAGCAAAACTGAAAATCCATTAGAGCCTAGTAAAATAATTAATTCAACTCATGAAAGACCTGCTACAACTGGAACACAAGGAAAAACATTTAATCCTGTTAAAAGGGGTGGAACGGAAACTATACAGCCTGATATAAAAAATGGTAGCAAGAATAAACTAAATGCCAATACGCCAAATGAAAGAGTTATTAAAAAACCTATAGAAAAATTAAAGGATGGTAACTTAGATAATCCATTATTGAATAAAGAACGTAAAATTGTTAGAAAAGATGGAGCTTCAACAAGAACAGAACGTAAGCCTCCATCTGATAGGCAAAGCAATCGGACTTCAAATATAGAAAAACAGCCTTCTAAAATTAGATATTCTGTTTCAACAGAGAAAGGATTTCAAAGAAAATCTATAAAAGTAAATGGAATTAATGTTAACCGTGGAGCAGGTATACAGAAGAAATTTAAAATTATTAGCAACCACCAATCTTTAAAGAAGAGAGGGGAGAAGAAATGA
- a CDS encoding bifunctional lytic transglycosylase/C40 family peptidase — protein sequence MKKKHFIILISGIFAAFFVLLFFVAIIFSDEDNGGSNIEDGGVSVSAEVLAYKPIVEKYAKEYGISEYVNYLLAIMQVESGGILQDVMQSSESEGLPANTLNAEESIKQGCKYFASLLKTAKSKDCDINTVIQSYNYGDGFIDYVASRGKKYTFELAENFSNEKSGGNKEKYDNPIAAKENGGWKYSYGNMFYVLLVSQYITSEKFDNATVQAVMNEALKYKGWKYVYGGYTPTTSFDCSGLVQWCYGKAGVNLPRTAQEQYDATQHIPLSEAQAGDLVFFHSTYDAGTYITHVGIYQGNNHMYQAGDPIGYADLTSSYWQEHLVCAGRIKK from the coding sequence ATGAAGAAAAAACATTTCATTATTCTGATATCTGGTATATTTGCAGCGTTCTTTGTTCTACTTTTCTTTGTAGCTATAATTTTTTCAGATGAAGATAACGGAGGTTCAAATATTGAAGATGGTGGAGTAAGCGTATCTGCGGAAGTATTGGCATATAAACCTATAGTTGAAAAATACGCTAAAGAATATGGAATTTCAGAATATGTAAATTACTTGCTTGCAATTATGCAGGTGGAATCTGGCGGTATACTTCAAGATGTTATGCAATCAAGTGAATCGGAGGGACTTCCAGCAAATACATTAAATGCAGAAGAATCTATAAAGCAGGGATGCAAGTACTTTGCTTCTCTGCTTAAAACCGCTAAAAGTAAGGATTGTGATATTAATACGGTTATCCAATCTTATAACTATGGAGACGGTTTTATTGATTATGTGGCAAGTCGAGGAAAGAAATATACTTTTGAACTTGCAGAGAATTTTTCAAATGAGAAGTCTGGAGGAAATAAAGAAAAATATGATAATCCAATAGCTGCTAAAGAAAATGGAGGATGGAAGTACAGCTATGGAAATATGTTTTATGTTTTGCTTGTGTCACAGTATATAACATCGGAAAAATTTGATAATGCAACTGTACAAGCTGTCATGAATGAAGCTTTGAAATATAAGGGATGGAAGTATGTATATGGTGGATATACTCCAACAACTTCATTTGATTGCAGTGGGCTTGTTCAGTGGTGTTATGGAAAAGCTGGTGTCAATTTACCTAGAACAGCACAAGAGCAGTATGACGCTACACAGCATATTCCACTATCAGAAGCACAGGCTGGAGATCTGGTGTTTTTTCATTCCACATATGATGCTGGAACTTATATTACTCACGTAGGAATATATCAAGGAAATAATCATATGTATCAGGCTGGTGACCCTATAGGATATGCAGATTTAACAAGCTCTTATTGGCAGGAACATTTAGTTTGTGCAGGAAGAATTAAAAAATAG
- a CDS encoding DUF6037 family protein, with the protein MIKLNLHDLYVDILKHNKTYDIFDYTHNGVEFNVMFDVNCEPFKLTLIKKRSTLYLILDVLPGYQINTYLGDKLKILKDMLELKDGKTKFSTNKFFEEFNQRIPHVISNEKISKSTLSKIYNCEESDKLYIKRLVDWDKHPKSGKNATPENHEKTRLLYPEIYERIKGKNISVFYTDKEE; encoded by the coding sequence ATGATCAAATTAAATTTACATGATTTGTATGTGGATATTTTGAAACATAATAAGACTTATGATATTTTTGATTATACTCATAATGGTGTAGAATTTAATGTTATGTTTGATGTGAATTGTGAACCATTTAAACTGACTCTTATAAAAAAAAGAAGTACACTTTATCTTATTTTAGATGTATTGCCTGGCTATCAAATCAATACATATCTAGGTGATAAACTGAAAATATTAAAAGATATGCTTGAATTGAAAGATGGCAAAACTAAATTTTCCACAAATAAGTTTTTTGAAGAATTTAATCAAAGGATTCCTCATGTGATATCTAATGAAAAAATATCCAAATCAACACTTAGCAAAATATATAATTGTGAGGAAAGCGATAAACTCTATATAAAAAGACTAGTTGATTGGGATAAGCATCCAAAGTCAGGGAAAAATGCTACACCAGAAAATCATGAAAAAACTAGATTATTATATCCAGAAATTTACGAAAGAATTAAAGGAAAAAATATAAGTGTTTTTTATACTGATAAAGAAGAATAG
- the ltrA gene encoding group II intron reverse transcriptase/maturase, which yields MTGDTTLKKKQLLRNNEYYNMQYIFDELYSKSCNNRKFKDLMMIISNENNILLAYRNIKNNDGSQTKGTDGKTIADYKEWNEEQFVKYFQGKLQNYIPKSVRRVEIPKPNGKTRPLGIPCMDDRIIQQCMKQVLEPICEAKFHKHSYGFRPNRSTQHAIARASFLMWNSQLHYVVDVDIKGFFDNVNHGKLLKQMWTLGIQDKKLLCVIGKLLKSEIQGQGIPTKGVPQGGIISPLLSNIVLNELDWWISNQWETMQTTKCQYTFRNKYRALRGSKLKEMFLARYADDFKIFCRDYETAQKVFVAVRQWLSERLGLEISPEKSKITNVRKGKTEFLGFRLFMKPKRKKYICKSSISEKAKTAIKKNLKQQIKEIQKSPTSHEVNKLNSMILGIHNYYKISTQVADNFREINFAVSQSFENRLKIHLKKSNIEAMKSKTYVKLYGKYNGKVKAVVGIAIFPIYGCKFCKPKGFTQEINNYTVIGRSLIHDRVSIAYLIQYLLTSKEYEKSTEYNDNRISLIAGQQGKCAVTGCSLVIGEMECHHKKPKSLGGTDEYKNLIWVHSDVHKLIHATTVETIQKYCKLLKPDEVAMKKVNSLRLLAENLEIVNIM from the coding sequence TTGACTGGTGATACAACCTTAAAGAAAAAACAACTATTGAGAAATAACGAATACTACAATATGCAATATATATTTGATGAATTATATTCGAAATCTTGTAATAACAGGAAATTCAAAGATTTAATGATGATAATCTCGAATGAAAACAACATTCTTTTGGCATACAGAAACATCAAAAACAATGATGGTTCTCAAACTAAAGGAACAGACGGTAAAACAATCGCAGATTACAAGGAATGGAATGAAGAACAGTTTGTTAAATACTTTCAAGGCAAACTGCAAAATTATATTCCTAAAAGTGTCAGGCGAGTAGAAATCCCTAAACCGAATGGTAAAACACGACCGCTAGGTATTCCATGTATGGACGACCGAATTATACAGCAATGTATGAAGCAAGTATTAGAACCTATTTGTGAAGCGAAATTCCACAAACACAGTTATGGCTTCCGCCCTAACAGGTCAACCCAACACGCAATCGCAAGGGCTAGCTTCTTAATGTGGAACAGTCAACTGCATTATGTGGTAGACGTTGACATTAAAGGATTTTTCGATAATGTTAATCACGGAAAATTACTAAAACAAATGTGGACATTAGGAATACAGGACAAAAAATTGTTGTGTGTTATTGGAAAATTGCTAAAGTCAGAAATACAGGGACAAGGAATACCGACAAAAGGTGTACCGCAAGGTGGAATTATCAGTCCACTTCTATCTAATATCGTATTAAACGAACTGGATTGGTGGATAAGTAACCAATGGGAAACTATGCAAACAACAAAATGTCAATATACATTTAGGAACAAATATAGAGCCTTGAGAGGAAGCAAACTAAAAGAAATGTTCCTTGCCCGTTATGCAGATGATTTTAAAATTTTCTGCCGAGATTATGAAACAGCACAAAAGGTCTTTGTTGCTGTAAGACAATGGTTATCAGAAAGACTAGGGCTTGAAATAAGCCCCGAAAAGTCAAAGATAACGAACGTAAGAAAAGGCAAAACTGAATTTCTGGGTTTTAGACTATTTATGAAACCAAAACGGAAAAAATATATATGTAAAAGTAGTATTTCAGAAAAGGCAAAAACAGCAATAAAGAAGAATTTAAAGCAACAAATAAAAGAGATACAGAAAAGTCCAACATCTCATGAAGTAAATAAACTTAACTCCATGATTTTGGGAATTCATAATTATTACAAAATATCAACTCAAGTAGCGGATAATTTTAGAGAAATAAACTTTGCTGTTAGCCAGAGCTTTGAGAATAGACTTAAAATACACTTAAAGAAAAGCAATATTGAAGCCATGAAATCAAAAACGTATGTAAAACTTTATGGAAAATACAATGGCAAGGTAAAAGCTGTCGTAGGAATAGCAATATTCCCTATTTATGGCTGTAAATTCTGCAAACCCAAAGGTTTTACTCAGGAAATCAATAATTATACAGTGATTGGACGTAGCCTTATACACGACAGAGTTAGTATCGCTTATCTAATTCAGTATTTATTGACAAGTAAAGAATATGAAAAATCAACGGAATACAATGACAATCGTATTTCTCTAATTGCAGGACAACAAGGTAAATGTGCTGTAACAGGTTGTTCTCTTGTCATTGGGGAAATGGAATGTCATCATAAAAAGCCTAAATCTTTAGGTGGTACAGATGAATATAAAAACCTTATATGGGTTCATTCAGACGTGCATAAGTTGATTCATGCAACTACGGTCGAAACAATACAAAAATACTGTAAATTATTGAAACCTGATGAAGTGGCTATGAAAAAAGTTAATTCTTTAAGACTATTAGCAGAAAATTTAGAAATAGTGAATATAATGTAA
- a CDS encoding conjugal transfer protein, which yields MNFIKRENKETKPKTKKLKVYKVNTHKKAVIALWMLLIASFCFAVYKNFTAINIKTVHETKVIDKEIVDTHKIENFVKNFAQDYYTWQPSQASIDSRNEDIKKYLTEELQTLNVDTIRRDIPTSSAVQNVEIWSVKQDGEKQFQVIFTVDQLIVDGQNKENVNSAYEVTVYVDGSGNMVIIKNPTICSIPSKSSYQPKAKEDNGAVDATTTGEINEFLKTFFKLYPTATEKELSYYVKDSALKPINKDYIFAELLNPIYTKKKNQIEVSVSVKYLDQQTKATQISQFDLILEKDINWMIVK from the coding sequence ATGAATTTTATAAAAAGAGAAAATAAAGAAACAAAGCCAAAAACTAAAAAATTAAAAGTATATAAAGTAAATACACATAAAAAAGCAGTAATTGCCTTGTGGATGCTTCTTATAGCAAGTTTTTGTTTTGCAGTCTATAAGAATTTTACAGCAATAAACATTAAAACAGTTCATGAAACTAAAGTTATTGATAAAGAGATAGTTGATACACATAAGATAGAAAATTTCGTTAAGAATTTTGCACAAGATTATTATACATGGCAGCCGTCGCAAGCTTCAATTGATAGCAGAAATGAGGATATTAAAAAATATCTTACAGAAGAATTGCAAACTTTAAATGTTGATACCATACGTAGAGATATACCTACTAGCTCCGCCGTTCAAAATGTGGAGATTTGGTCTGTAAAACAAGATGGAGAAAAGCAATTTCAAGTGATTTTTACAGTAGACCAGCTTATTGTAGATGGTCAAAATAAAGAAAATGTAAATTCTGCCTATGAAGTTACAGTATATGTAGATGGTTCTGGAAATATGGTTATAATAAAGAATCCAACAATTTGCAGCATACCTTCAAAATCGAGCTATCAGCCAAAGGCAAAGGAAGATAATGGGGCGGTGGACGCTACAACTACTGGAGAAATCAACGAATTTCTAAAGACATTTTTTAAACTCTATCCAACGGCGACTGAAAAGGAATTATCCTATTATGTAAAAGATAGTGCATTGAAGCCTATTAATAAAGATTATATTTTTGCAGAATTACTTAATCCTATATATACGAAGAAAAAAAATCAAATTGAAGTATCTGTATCAGTCAAATATTTAGATCAGCAAACAAAAGCAACACAAATTTCACAGTTTGATTTGATTTTAGAAAAAGATATAAATTGGATGATTGTTAAATAA
- a CDS encoding conjugal transfer protein: MKKIRSYTNIWSVEKVLYSINDFKLPFPITFTQMTWFVLSLFVVMLLGNIPPLSMINGVFLKYFGIPMGITWFMCQKTFDGKKPYGFLKSFIAYVIRPKITYAGKPVKLHNQRMNEAITIVRSEVYDISN, encoded by the coding sequence ATGAAAAAAATAAGAAGTTATACAAATATCTGGTCAGTAGAAAAAGTGCTTTATTCTATCAATGATTTTAAGTTACCATTTCCAATTACCTTTACACAAATGACATGGTTTGTTTTGTCACTGTTTGTTGTTATGTTGCTAGGAAATATACCGCCACTTTCCATGATAAATGGAGTTTTTTTAAAGTATTTTGGAATTCCAATGGGGATAACTTGGTTTATGTGTCAGAAGACCTTTGACGGAAAGAAGCCTTATGGATTTTTAAAATCTTTTATTGCATACGTTATTAGACCAAAAATAACTTATGCAGGTAAACCAGTGAAGCTTCACAATCAGAGGATGAACGAGGCAATAACAATAGTAAGGAGTGAAGTATATGACATATCCAATTAA